A window of the Streptomyces sp. Ag109_O5-10 genome harbors these coding sequences:
- the ligD gene encoding non-homologous end-joining DNA ligase: MGDAVQLEVAGRTVRLSSPDKVFFPERGFTKLDVARYYAAVAPGILRALRDRPTTLQRYPDGIEGEWFYQKRAPKGMPDWIPTAHITFPSGRTADEMCPTEEAAVVWAAQYGTLTFHPWPVRRDDVDRPDELRIDLDPQPGTDFADAVRAAHELRAVLDEFGGLRGWPKTSGGRGLHVFVPIEPRWTFTQVRRAAIAVGRELERRMPDRVTTKWWKEERGERIFVDYNQTARDRTIASAYSLRPRPNAPVSAPLRWEEVDDVRPADFDLVTMPARFAELGDVHAGMDDHAYSLDALLELARRDEDEHGLGDLPYPPEYPKMAGEPKRVQPSRARPEQAS; this comes from the coding sequence ATGGGCGATGCGGTGCAACTGGAGGTGGCCGGCCGGACCGTACGGCTGTCCAGCCCGGACAAGGTGTTCTTCCCGGAGCGCGGTTTCACCAAGCTGGACGTCGCCCGCTACTACGCGGCCGTCGCCCCCGGCATCCTGCGCGCCCTGCGCGACCGCCCCACCACCCTGCAGCGCTACCCGGACGGCATCGAGGGCGAGTGGTTCTACCAGAAGCGCGCTCCCAAGGGCATGCCCGACTGGATCCCCACCGCCCACATCACCTTCCCCAGCGGCCGCACCGCCGACGAGATGTGCCCCACCGAGGAGGCGGCCGTGGTGTGGGCCGCGCAGTACGGCACGCTCACCTTCCACCCCTGGCCGGTACGGCGCGATGACGTCGACCGTCCCGACGAACTCCGTATCGACCTCGACCCGCAGCCCGGCACCGACTTCGCCGACGCGGTCCGCGCCGCCCACGAACTGCGCGCCGTCCTGGACGAGTTCGGCGGACTGCGGGGCTGGCCCAAGACCTCCGGCGGCCGCGGGCTGCACGTCTTCGTGCCCATCGAACCCCGCTGGACCTTCACCCAGGTACGGCGCGCCGCCATCGCCGTGGGCCGCGAGCTGGAACGCCGGATGCCGGACCGGGTGACCACCAAGTGGTGGAAGGAGGAACGCGGCGAGCGCATCTTCGTCGACTACAACCAGACCGCCCGCGACCGCACCATCGCCTCCGCCTACTCCCTGCGGCCCCGCCCGAACGCCCCCGTCTCGGCGCCGCTGCGCTGGGAGGAGGTCGACGACGTGCGGCCCGCGGACTTCGACCTGGTCACGATGCCCGCCCGGTTCGCCGAACTCGGCGACGTGCACGCCGGCATGGACGACCACGCGTACTCCCTCGACGCCCTCCTGGAACTCGCCCGCCGCGACGAGGACGAGCACGGCCTCGGCGACCTGCCCTATCCGCCGGAGTACCCGAAGATGGCGGGCGAGCCCAAGCGCGTCCAGCCGAGCCGGGCACGGCCCGAACAGGCCTCCTGA
- a CDS encoding LacI family DNA-binding transcriptional regulator produces the protein MSEAVSRPTLEAVAARAGVSRATVSRVVNGGDGVREPLVERVRRAVEELGYVPNQAARSLVTRRHDAVAVVIAEPETRIFADPFFALQLRGISKELTAHDNQLVLLLTEGRDDHARVARYLAGGHVDGALVFSLHLDDPLPGLIEGAGVPTVFGGRPGWNDGTDSVVYVDCDNRGGAEDAVRHLVSLGRTRIAHITGPLDQTSAADRLQGYRDVMGETDPRLVVASDFTPSGGERAMGELLDRCPDVDAVFAANDLTALGALRVLRERGRRVPEDVAVIGFDDVLPVAGQTEPQLTTVRQDIEEMGRLMARLLLSTLTRGGPSTGAPSSVVLPTTLIRRATA, from the coding sequence GTGTCCGAGGCAGTGTCGCGCCCCACGCTGGAGGCCGTGGCCGCGCGGGCCGGGGTGTCGCGGGCCACCGTGTCCCGGGTCGTCAACGGCGGGGACGGCGTGCGCGAGCCGCTCGTCGAACGGGTGCGGCGGGCGGTCGAGGAACTCGGCTACGTCCCCAACCAGGCAGCCCGCAGCCTCGTCACCAGACGGCACGACGCGGTCGCCGTCGTCATCGCCGAACCCGAGACCCGGATCTTCGCCGACCCCTTCTTCGCCCTCCAGTTGCGCGGCATCAGCAAGGAACTGACCGCCCACGACAACCAGCTCGTCCTGCTGCTCACCGAGGGACGGGACGACCACGCCCGGGTGGCCCGCTATCTCGCCGGCGGCCATGTCGACGGCGCGCTGGTCTTCTCGCTCCACCTCGACGACCCGCTGCCCGGACTGATCGAGGGCGCCGGCGTCCCCACCGTGTTCGGCGGCCGGCCCGGCTGGAACGACGGCACGGACAGCGTCGTGTACGTCGACTGCGACAACCGGGGCGGCGCCGAGGACGCGGTGCGCCATCTCGTCAGCCTGGGCCGGACCCGGATCGCGCACATCACCGGGCCGCTGGACCAGACGTCGGCGGCCGACCGGCTGCAGGGATACCGGGACGTGATGGGGGAGACCGATCCCCGGCTGGTCGTCGCCAGCGACTTCACCCCGTCCGGCGGTGAGCGGGCCATGGGCGAACTCCTCGACCGCTGCCCGGACGTGGACGCCGTGTTCGCCGCCAACGACCTCACCGCGCTCGGTGCCCTGCGCGTCCTGCGCGAGCGCGGCCGCCGGGTGCCCGAGGACGTCGCCGTGATCGGCTTCGACGACGTGCTGCCGGTCGCCGGACAGACCGAGCCGCAGCTGACGACGGTCCGTCAGGACATCGAGGAGATGGGCCGGTTGATGGCCCGCCTGCTGCTGTCCACCCTGACCCGCGGCGGGCCGTCCACCGGCGCGCCGTCCAGCGTCGTCCTGCCCACGACGCTGATACGGCGCGCGACCGCGTGA
- a CDS encoding ATP-dependent DNA ligase yields the protein MDLPVMPPVKPMLAKSVATIPADMQYEAKWDGFRAIVFRDGAEVELGSRTGKPLTRYFPELVAALRERVPERCVLDGEIVIAREGRLDFDALTERIHPADSRVRTLAERTPASFVAFDLLALADESLLDVPLTDRRALLTRALAGVTPPVHLAPATTDVEVARQWFEQYEGAGLDGVVAKPLTLRYRQDERAMFKVKHERTADVVVAGYRFHKSGPVVGSLLLGLYDDRGALQHVGVSAAFPMKRRAELVEELEPLRMADVSGHPWAAWAEEAAHESARLPGAPSRWSGKKDLSWVPVRPERVAEVAYDHMENGARFRHTARFRRWRPDRTPESCTYAQLEEPVRYDLTEILGS from the coding sequence ATGGATCTGCCGGTGATGCCGCCCGTGAAGCCGATGCTCGCCAAGTCGGTGGCGACGATCCCGGCGGACATGCAGTACGAGGCGAAGTGGGACGGCTTCCGGGCGATCGTGTTCCGGGACGGCGCCGAGGTGGAGCTGGGCAGCCGTACCGGGAAGCCGCTGACCAGGTACTTCCCCGAGCTGGTGGCGGCGCTGCGGGAGCGGGTGCCCGAGCGGTGCGTGCTGGACGGGGAGATCGTGATCGCGCGGGAGGGCCGGCTGGACTTCGACGCGCTGACCGAGCGGATCCACCCGGCGGACTCCAGGGTGCGCACGCTGGCCGAGCGGACGCCTGCCTCGTTCGTCGCCTTCGACCTGCTGGCGCTGGCCGACGAGTCCCTCCTCGACGTCCCGTTGACCGACCGCCGCGCCCTGCTCACCAGGGCCCTGGCCGGCGTGACCCCGCCGGTGCACCTGGCGCCGGCCACCACCGATGTCGAGGTGGCCCGGCAGTGGTTCGAGCAGTACGAGGGGGCCGGCCTCGACGGGGTCGTCGCCAAGCCGCTCACCCTGCGCTACCGCCAGGACGAGCGTGCCATGTTCAAGGTCAAGCACGAGCGGACGGCCGACGTCGTGGTGGCCGGATACCGCTTCCACAAGAGCGGCCCCGTGGTGGGCTCGCTGCTGCTGGGTCTGTACGACGACCGGGGCGCCCTTCAGCACGTGGGTGTGTCGGCCGCGTTCCCGATGAAGCGGCGGGCCGAGCTGGTCGAGGAGCTGGAGCCGCTGCGCATGGCCGACGTCTCCGGGCACCCGTGGGCGGCCTGGGCGGAGGAGGCGGCGCACGAGTCGGCCCGGCTGCCGGGCGCGCCGAGCCGCTGGTCGGGCAAGAAGGACCTGTCCTGGGTGCCGGTGCGGCCGGAGCGGGTGGCCGAGGTGGCGTACGACCACATGGAGAACGGGGCCCGCTTCCGGCACACGGCCCGGTTCCGCCGCTGGCGCCCGGACCGCACGCCGGAGAGCTGCACCTACGCCCAGCTGGAGGAGCCGGTGCGCTACGACCTCACGGAGATCCTTGGATCCTGA